GCCACCGTCCCCGCCACCGTCCCCGCGGCCGGGCGAGCCCACCCGATGGCCCCGCGTGCCCGGCGGGAGCACGCTGGAGGCAGGAACGCGTCCGGCCGGTCGCGTATGCCGTCACGGCAGCAGCGTCCGCGCCGCCCGCCCGAGCACTTGGAGCCGGCGATGTCCGACATGCACGACAGGTTCAGTGACACGGCCGAGGAGACGCTCGACGTTCGCGCGGCCGACCCGGAGGAAGGCGTCACCTCCTACCAGACCGCCCACGCGCAGGAGGAGTCCCAGGCCGAGGGCGACCGCGACGAGATGACGGACGAAGCCCGGTGAGCGGCGCCACGGCGGGCGGCGGCATGGCCGGATCCGCACCCCACACCAGCGAGTGGCAGCTGAGGCTGACCGTCACCGAGGACGGCGACCTCACTCAGGCCCACGCCGTCCTGGACACCGGTACGGGCCTGCTGCAGGCCGACGCCGAGGCCCGGCGCAGCGCGCACGACCCGCAGGACGCCGCGATCGGCGACGAGCTGGCCGTCGGCCGCGCCCTGCTCGACCTCGGGCACCGGCTGGTGCACGCGGGTTCGGTCGCCGCCGAAGCGGCCGAATCCGCGCGCCGGCGCGACGGAGAGTGACCGTACACGTCCGACCCGG
The window above is part of the Kitasatospora sp. HUAS MG31 genome. Proteins encoded here:
- a CDS encoding dsRBD fold-containing protein, with product MSGATAGGGMAGSAPHTSEWQLRLTVTEDGDLTQAHAVLDTGTGLLQADAEARRSAHDPQDAAIGDELAVGRALLDLGHRLVHAGSVAAEAAESARRRDGE